The Halalkalibaculum roseum genome window below encodes:
- the hemN gene encoding oxygen-independent coproporphyrinogen III oxidase, with amino-acid sequence MEEVSLDLIKKYNVQGPRYTSYPTAVQFKETTESGRRKLLSYLEKHNRTAREISLYFHIPFCFSLCWYCGCTKVITRDRDRGDLYLDYLEREMDIISSLLHSDSKVIQIHFGGGTPTFLKPEQLLRLGEAIQSRFILTESTEFGVEIDPRRCSKEHIKALRDIGCNRASLGVQDTNEEVQKAIHRIQPFEQTLQVAEWLRQSGIDSMNCDLIYGLPRQTLDMFRQTMDDVLKLKPDRLAVYSYAHIPRLMPAQKLLNEDEMPGTDEKLAMLRLGISYFTENGYRFIGMDHFSREDEELAKAMDDGSLQRNFQGYSTHSGADLYAFGMSGISNVGDYYWQNNKQLDDYYEALNTQTLPVAKTLQLCKDDKIRKDAIMRIMCRMGLSFNEMEEKWGIVFEEYFSDSLQRLASLQNDGFVQITKNEIRITEQGRLFLRNIAMCFDRYLQAAKKDSSFSKTV; translated from the coding sequence ATGGAAGAAGTTAGTCTGGATCTTATCAAGAAATACAATGTTCAGGGTCCGCGATATACCTCGTATCCTACAGCAGTGCAATTCAAGGAAACGACGGAAAGCGGACGCCGAAAACTTTTAAGCTACCTGGAGAAGCACAATCGTACTGCGCGCGAGATTTCCCTCTACTTCCATATCCCGTTTTGCTTTTCGCTATGCTGGTACTGCGGGTGTACAAAAGTAATCACCAGGGATAGGGATCGCGGTGACCTCTATCTCGATTACCTGGAAAGGGAGATGGACATCATTTCCAGTCTGTTACATTCGGATTCAAAAGTAATTCAAATTCATTTCGGAGGGGGGACCCCCACTTTTCTGAAGCCGGAACAGCTGCTGCGTCTGGGTGAAGCCATTCAAAGTCGATTTATCCTTACCGAATCCACGGAGTTCGGTGTTGAAATTGATCCCCGCCGCTGCAGCAAAGAACATATTAAGGCGCTTCGGGATATCGGTTGCAATCGCGCCTCGCTGGGCGTTCAGGATACCAATGAGGAGGTGCAGAAAGCCATTCACCGGATTCAGCCTTTTGAGCAGACGCTACAAGTGGCGGAATGGCTCCGACAGTCGGGAATAGACTCCATGAACTGTGATCTGATCTATGGACTACCACGTCAGACTCTAGATATGTTCAGGCAAACCATGGATGATGTACTGAAACTGAAACCTGACCGCCTGGCCGTGTACAGCTATGCGCATATACCAAGGCTTATGCCTGCCCAGAAACTTCTCAATGAAGATGAGATGCCCGGCACGGATGAAAAACTCGCCATGCTGCGGTTGGGAATATCCTACTTCACCGAAAACGGCTATCGTTTTATCGGTATGGATCATTTTTCACGTGAGGATGAAGAGCTGGCCAAAGCTATGGACGACGGATCCTTACAGCGCAATTTCCAGGGATATAGTACTCATTCCGGGGCCGACCTGTACGCTTTCGGAATGTCTGGCATATCAAACGTAGGCGACTACTATTGGCAGAATAACAAGCAGCTCGACGATTACTATGAGGCATTGAATACCCAAACCTTGCCGGTGGCTAAAACATTGCAGCTTTGCAAGGACGACAAGATCAGGAAAGATGCAATTATGCGAATTATGTGCAGGATGGGCCTCTCATTTAATGAAATGGAGGAAAAATGGGGCATAGTTTTTGAAGAGTATTTTAGTGATAGCCTGCAAAGACTGGCTTCGTTACAGAATGATGGATTTGTACAAATAACTAAAAATGAAATCAGGATTACCGAACAGGGGCGACTTTTTCTGCGAAATATTGCAATGTGTTTCGACCGGTATTTACAGGCAGCGAAAAAAGACAGCTCATTTTCAAAAACCGTATAG
- a CDS encoding ABC transporter ATP-binding protein, with product MIHIQGLNKSFGSLQVLNDLTLKIPEGQATGIVGPNGSGKTTLIKHLLGLVKPDEGSIEINDIRLNGTYAYRKDIGYMPQMAQYPENMKVRELIDFIIKIRGEEPVFEKELIELFELEKEMNKALRTLSGGTKQKVGGLIALMFDPSILILDEPTAGLDPKSSFRFKQWIKREKDRGKTILLTTHIMSEIEELADYLVLLVEGRVRYHGKQSEFISDNEEQRLEGAVAKILEDTAA from the coding sequence ATGATACATATTCAAGGATTGAACAAAAGTTTTGGCAGCCTGCAGGTGCTCAATGATTTGACGCTTAAGATTCCTGAGGGTCAGGCTACCGGTATTGTAGGTCCTAACGGGTCAGGCAAAACCACACTGATCAAACACCTGCTGGGATTGGTTAAACCGGATGAAGGATCTATTGAGATTAATGATATCCGGCTCAACGGCACCTATGCATACCGCAAAGATATCGGTTACATGCCTCAGATGGCTCAATATCCCGAAAATATGAAGGTTCGTGAATTGATTGATTTCATCATCAAAATTCGTGGGGAAGAGCCGGTATTTGAAAAAGAGCTTATTGAACTTTTCGAGCTGGAGAAGGAGATGAACAAGGCCCTGAGAACATTATCCGGCGGCACCAAGCAGAAAGTGGGCGGTTTGATTGCCCTGATGTTTGATCCCTCTATTCTGATACTGGATGAACCAACCGCGGGTTTGGACCCCAAATCAAGCTTCCGGTTCAAGCAATGGATAAAACGGGAAAAAGATCGAGGCAAGACTATCCTGTTGACAACGCACATCATGAGTGAAATTGAAGAGCTGGCTGATTACCTGGTACTATTGGTAGAAGGCAGGGTGCGTTACCACGGAAAGCAAAGTGAATTTATTAGCGATAATGAAGAGCAGCGTCTGGAAGGAGCTGTCGCAAAAATACTTGAGGATACAGCAGCATGA
- a CDS encoding nitrous oxide reductase family maturation protein NosD, whose translation MWANIKQILFLCGIMAIAQLSSAQDITVSPNGDISSLTEAVAVADSNSTIILTEGIYTERNITINKPLTIEGSGRAIIDAEGEGYVLIVRSDNVTLKNIEVRNAGISFMEDNAGILYEKVKGGLIENVTLTDNFFGIYLSNTSDTIIRNNILTASSKRETQSGNGIHLWYSKNITIEKNTVRGHRDGIYFEFVEDVTIRDNLSEENLRYGQHFMFSDRCVFTRNTYRNNGAGVAVMYTDQVTMTENNFEDNWGSAAYGLLMKEIRESEVYNNRFENNSVALYMEASSRNRIKQNEFVNNGWAVKVMANSMDNQFVRNNFVENSFDVATNSRQNFNIFNRNYWSHYEGYDLDRDGVGDVPYRPVRLFSIIIEKQPEVLVLMRSMLIGILDAAERLMPVLTPEELVDKKPQMARIQ comes from the coding sequence ATGTGGGCGAATATAAAACAGATACTATTCCTGTGCGGAATAATGGCAATAGCGCAGCTTTCTTCTGCACAAGATATCACGGTATCCCCGAATGGAGATATTTCCAGTCTAACCGAAGCGGTAGCAGTAGCGGATTCCAATAGCACGATCATACTTACTGAGGGTATTTATACCGAACGCAATATCACCATCAACAAGCCGCTGACCATTGAGGGTAGCGGCAGGGCCATTATTGATGCTGAAGGTGAGGGGTATGTGCTGATTGTGCGTTCCGATAATGTGACCTTAAAAAACATTGAAGTGAGAAATGCCGGCATCAGTTTCATGGAAGATAACGCCGGCATTCTGTATGAAAAGGTTAAGGGGGGACTGATAGAAAACGTGACGCTGACAGATAATTTCTTTGGTATCTATCTATCGAACACATCAGATACCATCATCAGAAACAATATCCTGACCGCTTCTTCGAAACGGGAGACCCAGTCGGGTAATGGCATTCACCTCTGGTATAGCAAGAATATCACCATCGAAAAAAATACCGTGAGGGGCCACAGAGACGGGATTTATTTTGAATTTGTTGAAGATGTCACCATCAGGGACAATCTCAGTGAGGAAAACTTGCGTTACGGTCAGCATTTTATGTTTTCTGATCGCTGTGTATTTACCAGAAACACATATAGGAACAACGGTGCGGGGGTGGCCGTAATGTATACCGACCAGGTAACCATGACGGAAAATAATTTTGAAGACAACTGGGGGTCGGCGGCATACGGGCTGTTGATGAAAGAGATCAGAGAGAGTGAGGTCTATAACAATCGCTTTGAAAATAATTCCGTCGCTCTTTACATGGAAGCGTCCAGCCGCAATCGCATTAAACAAAATGAGTTTGTCAATAACGGGTGGGCTGTAAAGGTCATGGCTAACTCAATGGACAACCAATTTGTGAGAAATAACTTTGTTGAAAACAGTTTTGATGTGGCTACCAACAGCCGTCAGAACTTTAACATCTTTAACCGGAACTACTGGAGTCATTACGAGGGCTACGACCTCGACAGGGACGGTGTAGGCGACGTACCCTATCGTCCGGTACGGCTTTTCTCAATTATCATTGAAAAGCAGCCCGAAGTGCTGGTTTTGATGCGCAGCATGCTGATTGGCATACTGGATGCAGCAGAACGTCTTATGCCGGTATTGACTCCGGAAGAGCTGGTAGATAAAAAGCCGCAAATGGCAAGAATACAATGA
- a CDS encoding nitrous oxide reductase accessory protein NosL, whose product MRKLKSISISAIVGMLALLTACSQKPDEVHYGSDECAHCKMMITNNRFASQIVTDTGKSIKFDAIECLADYTEEHKSELKTAKMWVSDFNNPGSWIEVGKANIVKSEVVKSPMGESLLAFENEDAMNEHLSEYPGEPVAWQSIVK is encoded by the coding sequence ATGAGAAAACTTAAAAGCATATCGATCAGTGCAATTGTCGGAATGCTGGCTTTATTGACAGCATGCAGTCAGAAGCCGGATGAGGTTCATTATGGAAGTGATGAATGTGCGCATTGCAAGATGATGATTACCAATAACCGATTTGCTTCCCAAATAGTAACCGATACCGGAAAGTCAATAAAATTCGACGCTATTGAGTGCCTGGCCGATTACACCGAAGAGCATAAATCAGAACTGAAAACCGCCAAGATGTGGGTCAGTGATTTTAACAATCCCGGTTCGTGGATTGAAGTGGGCAAAGCAAACATAGTAAAAAGTGAAGTAGTAAAAAGTCCGATGGGAGAGTCCCTGCTGGCTTTTGAAAACGAAGATGCAATGAACGAACATCTGTCGGAGTATCCGGGTGAACCGGTTGCATGGCAGAGCATCGTTAAATAA